The following are from one region of the Corallincola holothuriorum genome:
- a CDS encoding MATE family efflux transporter: MPAAKFVHGSIFRHIVVMSSTNAIGLTALFLVDLADLFFISLLGEQELAAAVGYAGSILFFTTSVGIGLSIAMTALVSKAIGEKDREKACHLVTNVLVAGFAICVVVAALVWIYTPDLLHLMGATGRTHALAVDYLQILLPSLPILGLAICGGAALRSVGDAKLAMWSTLAGGATNAVLDPIFIFALGLGLEGVAYASVMARLVLAIVALVGVFNKHRLFARFDFTSMQSQLAAILSVAFPAILTNIATPIGNAFVTASIAKYGDGYVAGWAVIGRLIPVAFGMIYSLSGAVGPIIGQNYGALKFERIEQALRSAMGFCFAYVLTVCLLIYFARNGLVSAFGLSGDSADFLVFFCTWVSISFAFNGALFVSNAAFNNLGYPSLSTLMNVGKASIGTIPLVLVGSYYWGAEGVLIGQMSGSVVFGIAGLAWALAKVKKMAIRHQQQISPSEALVTPAMPMTPFCSSRAYMCAEAEVAEERANAEPASLPTDPDRNLQ; encoded by the coding sequence GTGCCGGCAGCAAAGTTTGTACATGGCAGTATCTTCCGCCATATCGTGGTGATGTCATCAACCAATGCGATTGGCCTGACAGCACTGTTTTTAGTGGACTTGGCCGACCTGTTTTTTATCAGCTTATTGGGTGAACAGGAGCTGGCCGCCGCCGTGGGTTACGCCGGCAGTATTCTGTTCTTTACGACGTCGGTGGGCATTGGTCTGTCTATTGCGATGACCGCTTTGGTGTCGAAGGCGATTGGTGAAAAAGATCGGGAAAAAGCGTGCCATCTGGTGACCAATGTACTGGTTGCGGGTTTCGCTATTTGCGTGGTTGTCGCTGCGTTGGTGTGGATCTACACGCCTGACCTGTTGCATTTAATGGGTGCCACAGGTCGTACCCATGCATTAGCGGTTGATTACCTACAAATTCTTTTGCCATCACTGCCTATTCTTGGTTTAGCCATCTGCGGCGGTGCCGCGTTACGCTCGGTGGGTGATGCCAAACTGGCGATGTGGTCAACCTTGGCGGGCGGCGCTACCAATGCGGTGCTGGATCCTATCTTTATTTTTGCGTTGGGGCTGGGTCTGGAGGGGGTGGCTTATGCGTCGGTGATGGCACGTCTGGTCCTTGCTATCGTTGCCCTGGTTGGGGTGTTCAATAAACATCGTTTGTTTGCTCGATTTGATTTCACCTCAATGCAGTCCCAGCTGGCTGCCATTTTGAGTGTCGCCTTTCCGGCCATTCTGACCAACATTGCGACCCCAATTGGAAATGCATTTGTGACGGCCTCTATCGCTAAATATGGTGATGGCTACGTGGCTGGCTGGGCCGTGATAGGACGTCTGATCCCGGTGGCATTTGGTATGATCTACTCATTGTCTGGTGCTGTTGGCCCGATCATTGGACAGAACTATGGCGCCCTGAAGTTTGAGCGAATCGAGCAGGCGTTACGCAGCGCGATGGGCTTCTGTTTTGCTTACGTATTAACGGTGTGTCTGTTGATCTATTTTGCCCGCAATGGCTTGGTATCGGCCTTTGGTCTATCTGGGGATTCTGCTGATTTTCTGGTGTTCTTTTGTACCTGGGTCAGCATTAGTTTTGCTTTTAATGGTGCACTATTTGTATCAAACGCGGCATTCAATAACTTGGGCTACCCCAGTCTGTCGACATTGATGAATGTGGGTAAAGCCTCTATCGGCACGATCCCTCTGGTGCTCGTTGGAAGCTATTACTGGGGGGCGGAAGGCGTGTTGATTGGACAGATGTCCGGTTCGGTTGTGTTTGGCATTGCCGGTTTGGCCTGGGCCTTGGCCAAAGTGAAGAAGATGGCGATACGGCATCAGCAGCAAATATCACCAAGTGAAGCGTTGGTGACTCCCGCTATGCCTATGACGCCGTTCTGCTCCAGTCGCGCTTACATGTGCGCCGAAGCGGAAGTGGCTGAAGAGCGAGCCAATGCCGAACCTGCTAGTTTGCCTACAGACCCTGACCGAAATCTCCAATGA
- a CDS encoding ribonuclease H family protein, with the protein MAKKFYVVWAGKQPGIYTDWASCKAQVDQFPGARYKSFPTQAEAEAAYGGGTSSKPTGKAPAKKRSNGQTVKTYSAKEVDALKADIKIFTDGGCEPNPGKAGSGLAVYFCGEVAELWYGLYNPNGTNNTAELNALHQAMLMASKQLDRGRSVAIFCDSKYSIQCITQWAAGWEKKGWKKPSGEIKNLELIQTMYALYQTIKGDIKILHVNGHVGVEGNELADRMSIVAVDKKSKTFQRYTDPLDVPAILALRNG; encoded by the coding sequence ATGGCCAAAAAGTTTTATGTTGTTTGGGCTGGCAAGCAACCCGGTATTTACACAGACTGGGCCAGCTGCAAAGCCCAGGTCGATCAGTTCCCCGGGGCGCGCTATAAATCCTTCCCGACACAGGCGGAAGCAGAGGCCGCATATGGCGGCGGTACGTCAAGCAAACCCACGGGCAAAGCGCCAGCCAAAAAGCGCAGTAACGGGCAAACAGTGAAGACCTACAGCGCCAAAGAAGTGGACGCCCTGAAAGCGGATATTAAGATCTTTACCGATGGCGGCTGTGAGCCCAACCCAGGTAAAGCAGGCTCTGGGCTGGCAGTATATTTTTGCGGTGAAGTGGCAGAGCTTTGGTATGGCTTATATAACCCAAACGGCACCAACAATACGGCAGAGCTAAATGCACTGCATCAAGCGATGCTCATGGCCAGCAAACAGCTAGACCGAGGCCGTAGTGTGGCGATCTTCTGTGACTCCAAGTACTCGATTCAGTGTATTACGCAGTGGGCTGCAGGCTGGGAGAAAAAGGGCTGGAAAAAGCCCTCTGGCGAAATTAAAAATCTTGAGCTAATCCAAACCATGTACGCGTTGTATCAGACCATTAAAGGCGATATAAAAATATTGCACGTTAATGGCCATGTCGGCGTGGAAGGTAACGAGCTGGCGGATCGCATGTCGATTGTCGCGGTAGACAAAAAGAGCAAGACTTTCCAACGCTATACCGATCCATTAGATGTACCCGCCATTCTCGCACTCAGAAACGGTTAA